A stretch of the Comamonas testosteroni TK102 genome encodes the following:
- the tsaE gene encoding tRNA (adenosine(37)-N6)-threonylcarbamoyltransferase complex ATPase subunit type 1 TsaE, whose protein sequence is MTAAQHTPRIVGSEPTPALAQRQILWQSEQDTERFAQQLAALPELRNAYVTLHGDLGAGKTTLVRHWLRALGVQGRIKSPTYAVVEPHEAGDLSIWHFDFYRFDDPREWEDAGFRDIFASPGLKLAEWPEKAAAVTPVADIAIHIEAIDDVQRQVTLKAGTPAGCTVLEALTA, encoded by the coding sequence TTGACTGCTGCTCAACATACACCCCGAATTGTAGGAAGCGAGCCCACACCGGCGCTGGCGCAGCGCCAGATACTCTGGCAGAGCGAACAGGATACCGAGCGCTTCGCCCAGCAACTGGCCGCCCTGCCCGAGCTGCGCAACGCCTATGTGACCCTGCATGGCGACCTGGGTGCGGGCAAGACCACGCTGGTGCGCCACTGGTTGCGCGCCTTGGGCGTGCAGGGCCGCATCAAGAGCCCTACCTATGCGGTGGTGGAGCCGCACGAGGCCGGCGACCTCTCGATCTGGCACTTCGACTTCTACCGCTTCGATGATCCGCGTGAATGGGAAGATGCCGGTTTTCGTGACATTTTTGCCAGTCCCGGGCTCAAGCTGGCAGAATGGCCCGAAAAGGCTGCAGCGGTTACACCTGTTGCAGATATAGCTATCCATATCGAAGCAATTGACGATGTGCAACGGCAGGTGACGCTCAAGGCTGGCACCCCCGCAGGCTGCACCGTGCTTGAAGCATTGACGGCATGA
- the queG gene encoding tRNA epoxyqueuosine(34) reductase QueG translates to MQAWARELGFSQIGVAGVDLSSAEPGLLQWLAQGFHGEMHYMQAHGLKRARPAELVPGTVSVITARMDYLPRDTGDGWQTVEWDRLRRPEEGIVSLYARGRDYHKVLRNRLQKLAERIAQEMGPFGHRAFTDSAPVLEAELASRSGQGWRGKHTLVLSREAGSMFFLGEIYVDFALEPTAPVTAHCGSCSSCMDACPTGAIIAPHKVDARRCISYLTIEHAGSIPEELRPLMANRIYGCDDCQLACPWNKFAHPSVLPDFDARAGLAGTQLVHFFAWDEATFLRVTEGSPIRRIGHARWLRNVAVALGNAWRETGNPALSAALQSRAADSDPVVAEHVAWALAQRA, encoded by the coding sequence ATGCAAGCCTGGGCTCGCGAGCTGGGATTCTCCCAAATCGGCGTGGCTGGCGTGGATTTGTCCTCGGCAGAGCCCGGTTTGCTGCAATGGTTGGCGCAGGGCTTCCATGGCGAGATGCATTACATGCAGGCCCATGGTTTGAAACGAGCCCGGCCTGCAGAATTAGTTCCCGGCACGGTGAGCGTGATCACCGCGCGCATGGATTATCTGCCGCGCGACACCGGGGACGGCTGGCAGACTGTGGAATGGGACAGGCTCCGACGTCCCGAGGAAGGCATTGTCTCCCTCTACGCCAGAGGCCGCGACTATCACAAGGTGCTGCGCAATCGCCTGCAGAAACTGGCCGAGCGCATCGCGCAGGAAATGGGTCCGTTCGGCCACCGCGCCTTTACCGACTCCGCGCCAGTGCTGGAGGCCGAACTGGCCAGCCGCAGCGGGCAGGGCTGGCGCGGCAAGCACACGCTGGTGCTGAGCCGCGAAGCCGGATCGATGTTCTTTCTGGGCGAAATCTATGTGGACTTTGCGCTTGAACCCACGGCCCCGGTCACGGCGCACTGCGGCAGTTGCTCCTCATGCATGGATGCCTGCCCCACGGGCGCCATCATCGCGCCGCACAAGGTCGATGCGCGGCGCTGCATCTCCTATCTGACCATCGAGCATGCGGGCAGCATTCCCGAGGAGCTGCGTCCCTTGATGGCCAACCGCATCTATGGCTGCGATGACTGTCAGCTGGCATGCCCCTGGAACAAGTTTGCCCATCCCAGCGTCTTGCCCGACTTTGATGCCCGCGCCGGACTGGCGGGCACGCAGCTGGTGCATTTCTTTGCCTGGGATGAAGCCACGTTTTTGCGGGTGACCGAGGGCAGCCCGATTCGCCGCATCGGACATGCGCGCTGGCTGCGCAATGTGGCCGTTGCTCTGGGCAATGCCTGGCGCGAAACCGGCAACCCTGCACTCAGTGCCGCGCTGCAAAGCCGGGCCGCCGATTCCGATCCCGTGGTGGCCGAACATGTGGCCTGGGCGCTGGCCCAGCGTGCCTGA
- a CDS encoding N-acetylmuramoyl-L-alanine amidase, whose translation MSKTTSSTAFPDLPRPGLSRPGLSRPGLSRRNLLQAGGVVLLLGRQHIAQGASIVAVRVWPAPDYSRVTLESDIPLTAKPVFVPSPPRLAVDIGGLDLNPALKELVAKVRSDDPNIASIRVGQFAPGVVRLVIDLKQEARPQVFTLAPIAPYKHRLVLDLYPAKAVDPLEALISERLRDAGSSATAPAANNPAITTPPPVAIATAPQADPLGDLIAQRNQRPSAPAPAPAVIAQAPAPVPPPPAPAPRPAPAPRPAPNIATSQSTDRIIIVALDPGHGGEDPGATGPSGLREKDVVLKVAHLLRERINNSRIGGSPMRAFMTRDADFFVPLATRVEKARRVQADLFISIHADAFTTPAARGASVFALSERGASSTAARWLANKENQADLVGGLNVGGLQDQHVQRMLLDMSTTAQIKDSLKLGTSLLGEIGGMAKLHKARVEQAGFAVLKAPDIPSVLVETAFISNPEEEAKLASAAYREQLADALMTGIRKYFAHNPPLARSRSV comes from the coding sequence ATGAGCAAAACAACTTCCTCCACGGCTTTTCCGGACCTGCCCCGACCGGGTCTTTCCCGACCGGGTCTTTCCCGACCGGGTCTTTCCCGCCGCAATCTGCTGCAGGCAGGCGGCGTGGTTCTGCTGCTGGGCCGCCAGCATATTGCGCAGGGCGCGAGCATCGTGGCCGTGCGCGTCTGGCCTGCACCCGACTACTCGCGCGTCACGCTGGAATCCGATATTCCGTTGACGGCCAAGCCAGTCTTCGTGCCCAGCCCGCCACGGCTGGCCGTCGATATCGGGGGCCTGGATCTGAACCCGGCACTCAAGGAGCTCGTGGCCAAGGTCCGCTCCGACGATCCCAATATCGCCAGCATCCGTGTCGGCCAATTTGCACCCGGCGTGGTGCGCCTGGTGATCGACCTCAAGCAGGAAGCCAGGCCCCAGGTCTTCACGCTGGCCCCGATTGCGCCCTACAAGCATCGGCTGGTACTGGATCTCTATCCCGCCAAGGCCGTGGATCCGCTGGAAGCCCTGATCAGCGAGCGCCTGCGCGACGCCGGCAGCTCGGCCACTGCGCCAGCTGCGAACAATCCCGCCATCACGACACCGCCGCCGGTGGCGATTGCAACAGCCCCCCAGGCCGACCCTCTCGGTGACCTGATTGCCCAGCGCAACCAGCGCCCCAGCGCTCCGGCACCGGCTCCTGCGGTGATTGCTCAGGCACCAGCGCCCGTGCCGCCGCCACCGGCTCCCGCGCCACGCCCGGCACCGGCCCCAAGGCCTGCACCCAATATCGCCACCTCGCAAAGCACGGACCGCATCATCATCGTGGCGCTGGACCCCGGCCATGGCGGCGAAGACCCTGGTGCCACCGGCCCCAGCGGTCTGCGCGAGAAGGATGTGGTGCTCAAGGTCGCCCATCTGCTGCGCGAGCGCATCAACAACTCGCGCATCGGCGGCAGTCCCATGCGCGCCTTCATGACACGCGATGCCGACTTCTTCGTGCCCCTGGCCACGCGTGTGGAAAAAGCCCGCCGCGTCCAGGCCGATCTGTTCATCAGCATCCATGCCGATGCCTTCACCACCCCTGCAGCGCGCGGTGCCAGCGTGTTTGCGCTCAGCGAGAGAGGCGCCTCGAGCACGGCCGCACGCTGGCTGGCCAACAAGGAAAATCAGGCCGACCTGGTGGGCGGCCTGAACGTGGGCGGACTGCAGGATCAGCATGTGCAGCGCATGCTGCTGGACATGAGCACCACCGCCCAGATCAAGGACAGCCTCAAGCTGGGCACTTCGCTGCTGGGCGAAATCGGCGGCATGGCCAAGCTGCACAAGGCCCGCGTGGAGCAGGCCGGCTTTGCCGTGCTGAAAGCGCCCGATATTCCCAGCGTGCTGGTGGAAACCGCTTTCATCAGCAACCCCGAAGAGGAAGCCAAGCTGGCCTCTGCCGCCTACCGCGAACAACTGGCCGATGCGCTGATGACGGGCATCCGCAAGTATTTCGCCCACAACCCGCCCCTGGCACGCAGCCGATCGGTTTAA